The DNA window CTTTGGACACGTTGAGGAAACAACTAAAATCCAACACACCGTCGAAATGCTCCACGGCAGCTTTAGCACAGATGGGTTCCTCGTAGGACAGGGTGGCGAATCCCTTGATCTTCCCGGCGTCATCTTTGTAGATGTTGATAGCAGGCAGGCCGAGTCTGCGGTTCATCTAGGCGCACCGGGAGCATTGTCAGAATCCCACCTCGACCCCCCCCGATGTGTTGCTTTAACCCCTCAGTGATGTTTGCTCACCCTGATTGGACCAACATGTTTAAAGAATTCtgccatctcctccaccttggCCTTCTCAGTCAGCCCTGTGATGTATATTGTGCTGTTCTCAGAGTCATCCTGCTCTTCAGGGCGTCCTGCGATTACATGGAAACCAGGTGTCAGGTGCATCTGTTCCAAATCTCTTTCATACAGTGGTGCCAACAGCGCCAAGGCCTCTACTCACCGATATCACGCTCGTCTGCACCCATTGGTCCTGTGAGCCGGAGAGGTATTGGAGAGACAACAAAGGGAGAAAAGTCAGTGTGTGTAACCGGGGCAACACCCGAGGAGTACTAAAAAGATAATCCAGACGCTCCCTCAAACACTGAGCCATATTGAGAAGGTGAAAATGGCACCTTATTATTCACCACAATTTCAATTAATACGCTGAATAGAAAACTGACCATTTCAGACCCGGTAAATAAGGTCAAAGCCTCTAAGACCAGTTTGTAAATCCTCAGTATTCGTTTGTTAATgaaacacacagctgtacaaaacTTTGTCATttacctttttaaaacaaacaaaacctcaaACCGTAAGAGATTGAATTAAACCAGTaccccaaagaaaaaaaatggtcTCAGGCAtcggggaggggggaaaaaccgAACCCATTCCCAATATTGTTTTAGACTTAAATGTAATATTTCCAAACCAGAATGTACGACACATGAATATTGAAGGATATTTGCTTAAAGTTTAAGGCTGTAAAGGACTAACCAGTGTAATACTCGTAACTTACCACCAGGCTTACTGAAgccacctctgtctccagcgCTGCTATGGAAGAATAAATGGAGATATGAAGGCCATTTTCTCTTTAACAGCCACTTCCTTGGATCGACCAAAGTGGCTTGATTGAGGGAGTAATGAACACATTCCAACTATCTGTACAGAAACTATAACTCCCTAAAATTATAAGCACATCGTCTGAGGGGATAAGAGTATTAGCTTTGAACCATATTTTGGCTACTGGAGCAAAACTTAGTGACAGTTTCAGTGGTGCAAATACATGAGGTGCTAACATTTTCAGTCTTttaggggaaaaacaaaacaaaaaacagaataacCCAACATTAGATACACAGGTATTAATATTTCAGATGCACTGATATTTAACCATCGACGCCCTGATTTCAATTAGGGATGTTTATTTCAAAAACCCCAGTTAAAAGTCAAACATTTATCATAAATATTCACCTTAAACGTTGTTTAAATACGCAAGTTTGGTGCCTTAGTTgtatttttagatatttttaaagtAAAGACCACCACGTAAGCAGTTTAAGTACTCAGAAATGCTGCTTAAATGCTAAAATAGCAACAGTCAAAGCTCTGAATACAGACCCATCCCTCATTATGATACACCAGTTGAAGTTAAAGCCAAAATGTTAATGTATAAAAACAATGCATCTGAAATTTAACATGATCGATCGCTCATACAGAGCAAAATAACCAAAACACTTGACAATACATACTGTTGAGAGAATGctcaaaaaattaaaaaaaagacagcattaCCACATTTACTTAAACTTAAAACAAAGATGTGGTCAGTTAATAAACCCAACATGCTTAGAAACACCATCCACagctctctcctgctgcttaAGCTGGCGGCTCTGTGCTGAGTACACATACTTTTAAGAGAATAGATGATTTTAAATGGGTCTCACTGCTACCTGTGCGGTATAAACGTGACAAAGCATGTTAAAAAATGGACAAAAGAACATTTGCATTCCAAACCACAAGAACAATTGTACATATTAAACAATAACCCCCCCAGAGAAACCCATGCAAAACTAGAATGACCCTAAAATTAAATACTGAATACTTTTATGTTGTTCGGCTCTATTATTTCTCCGTTAGATTGAATCCTTCATGTCATGTATGAACTGCAAAAAGGGAAACGCACACTAGAAGGCCGAACGGTGACTGTATGGCCGTGGAGGCAGGACTTTCTGTGTAATATACGCAACACCAGAAATGCAGTTTTAGACTAATGTGACAACCTGTTTCAGACACtaaatgttctgcttttttggtGAAACCATTTCTGGTTAAAGAGGACAGCATAGGACCCATATTaggaggaaggaatcttcaACTATTCTGGGTGCAGCAACAGCATTTTTGGCATTTCAATGAGGGTACCACAAGTTCAAGTTTCAACATTGTGAAAGCCATAAAAGATcccaataaaaagaaagaataaagatGAGTGGACAAACTGCAGTAACATGCAGTTATTCAACTTGTCTTTCAGCATTCCGACACTCAAAAAAACCTGAAGACCATCACATGTTTAGGTGGAATTGGACCCATTTTTGCTTAAATtgctgttttaaatgtaaactttTGACTCACATGTGACCGACCGACATTCAAAGTTTCAAATGCATGAAAGGACACGAGCGTCACCTTTTCCACTGCAAGTTGCTCTACTCCACCTGGCTTATTTGTTCCTTTACATGCCTGCAAGCCATTGTTGTCTTTATTAGAATATATTCAGCCATGTGAAGACACCTTTATCTTTTAGTGTTACAAGTAGAAAAACTCACCAGCCAACATttcagaaaagaggaaatagaaaaataaaatccaccTTTCAGTAACCTCACCTGCGCAATCTATAAACAAACGCCTTGTGGTTGAACCACTACATTCAGTTTTGGGCTTAGAATTATTTAACATCCCCAGAATGTTAGGGAAGAAAATACCTTCTTTCCACCAGTTGTATTCAGGTGGTGAATGACGACTTTCCATTTCGGAGACCTCCTTAAATTTTGGTTTGTCCCATTTGCTCGGTAAGAAGCAGACAAGTGACCGGGCCCTGCTGAAATGGGACCAGTGACGAGGGCTGTAGCAACATGAGCGGATACTGTGCAGTGGAAAAGTAGCTTCAACTGCTGCCCATCCAAAGGTGGAAGCATCCTGCTGGCATTGGTATCAATTTGAGGTCACATcgattgtgttttctcatccaTCGTTTAATtgacaaaacaaaatcaatgcCATCCATTCTACCTCAATGTATTCCACCCAAAAAGCCGTTAAGAGTTTGACGGAATCACACGGCACCACCTCACTCGCATCCTCTTAAACCTCGGGTCATCATTTTGTTGACATGCAGCAACATCACGGAGGGCTCTTAATTTAAGGTCTATACACAAAATGCTGCCATAACATGgcaagaaaacaaaaactggGTAAATTCATACCAGCACAACCCACCAACGTTGGCGTGAAGAAACAAATCCAGATACCATAATTTAACATTTTGGAAAAGCTTCATAAATATTGGAAAAAACTGAGAAATTATTAAATTTATCTTGACATAACCGGCGTATTTCAAGCCGCTGattaataatttaattttaatagtttgtgtgtgaatgagtgtagatttaaaccaacaacaaaAGCATATCACCCAGAAAATAAAAGCGGATGCACCTCCAGATAAAGGGTTAAGTCTCAGAAGAACCAGGTGTTAAACCAGACCTTTATGCATCAGTGCAGCTGGAATGGAAAAGAATGCACTGCACGTAGCTACAAGATGTAATGTTTTGGTGTCTACCGGACGCACCGACTTTAGTTGAGGACAAGAGAACGATTGTGATAAAATACCGAGTCATTTGATTTCTGATTTCACAAACTAGCTTGATAAACCATTTAGAGAAACCGACTTAGTTGGTACCTTCCCTCGGAATGCCCAGTTATGTTTTGGTATAAAATGAATAGTGGCCCCTTCCACAGTCAACCTAGCACATTCCCTGCAGAAACCTCTCTCCTAAACTTTGATATTGGCTTCCTAACCGTTAATGGACGGGTCAAAATGAAACAGACCAACCTCATCCTTACCTTGGGTCAAATGAGAGGCGGGGCTGAGAATGGAAGGCAGGGAACCAAGTGGCAAAATCACTTAAACGGCCCCCAGCCAATGTCATTTGTAGCTACTTACTTCCGTTCATGACAAGATTTAAATAAGAGCCTTTTACTTTAAGTGTTACGTTTATCTCGGCCCCGTCTCCCTGTGGTCAGAGTATCTGTTGATTCAAAGTATGTGAATAAGTATTAAGGAAAGACACTTACCCCATACCACGGCCCATGCCTCCACGCACACGATGCATCATTCCACCTCGATCAAACCCGTCTCTGCCGGGACCCCTACTGTCCCCCGACCCTGGGTACCTTGACTCGGCACCAGAGTACCCAGAACTGCCCCCCTGGCCATCCTGTCTGTAATTATCTGCAAAATCATGGCAGGACAATGTTTTAGCAAAAACACATGCAAGGAAACAAAAAACTTGCTACACATAGGAGCAAAGAACCAGGCTTACTGTAATGGTTTGACTGGTTGTAGTTGGGGGGTCCGCCTGACTGGCTGTACTGGCTAGATGGAGGCTGGCCGTAGGAACCAGCACCCTGGGGGGGATATGCAGGTGGAGCTTGTTGCTGCTGGCTTTGTTGTGGATATCCTTGCGGCTGGCTGTAGCTGCTCTGCTGAGCCTGGTATCCTGGCTGTTGTTGGCCATACGCTGCTTGCTGGGAGTAATTATTCTGACTGTAAGTGGATGGCTGGCTGTTGGCACTGTAACTGACgcaaacagaggaaaaacattaGTTTACAAGATATAAGATAGCTGACCAGGTGTAActtattttttccccaacagcaaaaacacacgcTAGATGAATAAGCAGACACATACGCCTGTGGTGCCGTGGGAGCGGCTTGTTGGCCGTATCCAGGGTAAGCAGTCTGGGCTGTATAGGCAGACTGACTACCATAAGACTGCGAAGCAGCTGGAgtagcagcagaaggagcagtgTCATAGCCGCTGGCTCCATAACCCTGGGTAGACTGGGAATAGCTTTGTGTAGATGATTGGGCAGCAGGATAGCCAGctaaaaggaaaacaatgagaGTTGGCAACACTTGTAGATCAGTGCATGTGATGGTTCAGGTGAGGGAAATTTCTTTACAAGCATAAGCACATCAATGGGTCAAATTCTAATAACTGACCTGAGGCCTGTTGGCCGTAAGAGGAGCtgtactgttgttgttgctgtgggTAACCTCCAGTAGTAGGTGTTGCCTGGCTGTAAGCGCCATCAGCAGGAGTGGCAGGTTGGGCATATGAACCATAATTCTGTTGGCCATAATTCTGCTAAAATTAAAATACACAGAACAAATGCTCTCTAAAATAGTATTGTTATTAAGAACTGAATGTAAATTCCTGacacaaattaaaatacatGGAATTCACACACATCAATGATCAGAGGCTCCtttgcttaggctgctgccccgcgacccgaccccagataagtGGCATAAGATGAGATGTGATATAACATAACATGATAAATCTCACCTGTGTAGACTGCCCATAACTTTGGGAAGGCTGGCCAGCATAAGAAGCATatctgtaaaaaaagaaaagaagccgGTTTGAATCTTGGCTTCGACACAGCTGCAACACACTTCTTTCCACCAAGTTTAATGAAGGGTATTATAAAGCAACAAGGCCAAAAGATTAATCAAGTAATATCACATGAGAGGGAGTGCTGTTGTGCTGAATATCAGCACAAGAACAAGACAATTATCTAGTTCCCCAACTGGCAGGGGGCCAGGCTGTAGGCACCCAATCACCAGGTGTTAGAACACCTATAGCGCGGAGTGATATTGTCTGTTGCATCTGTACTAGAATAGCTACAATGTATATAAACGATAGAAATCA is part of the Takifugu rubripes chromosome 21, fTakRub1.2, whole genome shotgun sequence genome and encodes:
- the ewsr1b gene encoding EWS RNA-binding protein 1b isoform X1 codes for the protein MASAPDYSSYTQASTQQGYASYAGQPSQSYGQSTQQNYGQQNYGSYAQPATPADGAYSQATPTTGGYPQQQQQYSSSYGQQASAGYPAAQSSTQSYSQSTQGYGASGYDTAPSAATPAASQSYGSQSAYTAQTAYPGYGQQAAPTAPQAYSANSQPSTYSQNNYSQQAAYGQQQPGYQAQQSSYSQPQGYPQQSQQQQAPPAYPPQGAGSYGQPPSSQYSQSGGPPNYNQSNHYNNYRQDGQGGSSGYSGAESRYPGSGDSRGPGRDGFDRGGMMHRVRGGMGRGMGSAGDRGGFSKPGGPMGADERDIGRPEEQDDSENSTIYITGLTEKAKVEEMAEFFKHVGPIRMNRRLGLPAINIYKDDAGKIKGFATLSYEEPICAKAAVEHFDGKEFQGQRLKVSMARRRPMMGGMRGGMPMRDGMMGRGGMMGRGGDRGGFGPRGGPRGMGRGGPTGGNMQQRAGDWECPNPGCGNQNFSWRLECNQCKAPKPEGLGGGPPFPPGGDRGRGGMGMRGGRGMDRGGPAGAGGPGGPGGFRGGWGGDRGGFRGRGGMERGGFRGAGRGGPPMDRMGSRGGRGMGPPGGKMDMRDHRQDRRDRPY
- the ewsr1b gene encoding EWS RNA-binding protein 1b isoform X7, with the translated sequence MASAPDYSSYTQASTQQGYASYAGQPSQSYGQSTQNYGSYAQPATPADGAYSQATPTTGGYPQQQQQYSSSYGQQASAGYPAAQSSTQSYSQSTQGYGASGYDTAPSAATPAASQSYGSQSAYTAQTAYPGYGQQAAPTAPQAANSQPSTYSQNNYSQQAAYGQQQPGYQAQQSSYSQPQGYPQQSQQQQAPPAYPPQGAGSYGQPPSSQYSQSGGPPNYNQSNHYNNYRQDGQGGSSGYSGAESRYPGSGDSRGPGRDGFDRGGMMHRVRGGMGRGMGSAGDRGGFSKPGGPMGADERDIGRPEEQDDSENSTIYITGLTEKAKVEEMAEFFKHVGPIRMNRRLGLPAINIYKDDAGKIKGFATLSYEEPICAKAAVEHFDGKEFQGQRLKVSMARRRPMMGGMRGGMPMRDGMMGRGGMMGRGGDRGGFGPRGGPRGMGRGGPTGGNMQQRAGDWECPNPGCGNQNFSWRLECNQCKAPKPEGLGGGPPFPPGGDRGRGGMGMRGGRGMDRGGPAGAGGPGGPGGFRGGWGGDRGGFRGRGGMERGGFRGAGRGGPPMDRMGSRGGRGMGPPGGKMDMRDHRQDRRDRPY
- the ewsr1b gene encoding EWS RNA-binding protein 1b isoform X5; this translates as MASAPDYSSYTQASTQQGYASYAGQPSQSYGQSTQNYGSYAQPATPADGAYSQATPTTGGYPQQQQQYSSSYGQQASAGYPAAQSSTQSYSQSTQGYGASGYDTAPSAATPAASQSYGSQSAYTAQTAYPGYGQQAAPTAPQAYSANSQPSTYSQNNYSQQAAYGQQQPGYQAQQSSYSQPQGYPQQSQQQQAPPAYPPQGAGSYGQPPSSQYSQSGGPPNYNQSNHYNNYRQDGQGGSSGYSGAESRYPGSGDSRGPGRDGFDRGGMMHRVRGGMGRGMGSAGDRGGFSKPGGPMGADERDIGRPEEQDDSENSTIYITGLTEKAKVEEMAEFFKHVGPIRMNRRLGLPAINIYKDDAGKIKGFATLSYEEPICAKAAVEHFDGKEFQGQRLKVSMARRRPMMGGMRGGMPMRDGMMGRGGMMGRGGDRGGFGPRGGPRGMGRGGPTGGNMQQRAGDWECPNPGCGNQNFSWRLECNQCKAPKPEGLGGGPPFPPGGDRGRGGMGMRGGRGMDRGGPAGAGGPGGPGGFRGGWGGDRGGFRGRGGMERGGFRGAGRGGPPMDRMGSRGGRGMGPPGGKMDMRDHRQDRRDRPY
- the ewsr1b gene encoding EWS RNA-binding protein 1b isoform X4, whose product is MASAPDYSSYTQASTQQGYASYAGQPSQSYGQSTQQNYGQQNYGSYAQPATPADGAYSQATPTTGGYPQQQQQYSSSYGQQASAGYPAAQSSTQSYSQSTQGYGASGYDTAPSAATPAASQSYGSQSAYTAQTAYPGYGQQAAPTAPQAANSQPSTYSQNNYSQQAAYGQQQPGYQAQQSSYSQPQGYPQQSQQQQAPPAYPPQGAGSYGQPPSSQYSQSGGPPNYNQSNHYNNYRQDGQGGSSGYSGAESRYPGSGDSRGPGRDGFDRGGMMHRVRGGMGRGMGSAGDRGGFSKPGGPMGADERDIGRPEEQDDSENSTIYITGLTEKAKVEEMAEFFKHVGPIRMNRRLGLPAINIYKDDAGKIKGFATLSYEEPICAKAAVEHFDGKEFQGQRLKVSMARRRPMMGGMRGGMPMRDGMMGRGGMMGRGGDRGGFGPRGGPRGMGRGGPTGGNMQQRAGDWECPNPGCGNQNFSWRLECNQCKAPKPEGLGGGPPFPPGGDRGRGGMGMRGGRGMDRGGPAGAGGPGGPGGFRGGWGGDRGGFRGRGGMERGGFRGAGRGGPPMDRMGSRGGRGMGPPGGKMDMRDHRQDRRDRPY
- the ewsr1b gene encoding EWS RNA-binding protein 1b isoform X2 codes for the protein MASAPDYSSYTQASTQQGYASYAGQPSQSYGQSTQQNYGQQNYGSYAQPATPADGAYSQATPTTGGYPQQQQQYSSSYGQQASAGYPAAQSSTQSYSQSTQGYGASGYDTAPSAATPAASQSYGSQSAYTAQTAYPGYGQQAAPTAPQAYSANSQPSTYSQNNYSQQAAYGQQQPGYQAQQSSYSQPQGYPQQSQQQQAPPAYPPQGAGSYGQPPSSQYSQSGGPPNYNQSNHYNNYRQDGQGGSSGYSGAESRYPGSGDSRGPGRDGFDRGGMMHRVRGGMGRGMGAGDRGGFSKPGGPMGADERDIGRPEEQDDSENSTIYITGLTEKAKVEEMAEFFKHVGPIRMNRRLGLPAINIYKDDAGKIKGFATLSYEEPICAKAAVEHFDGKEFQGQRLKVSMARRRPMMGGMRGGMPMRDGMMGRGGMMGRGGDRGGFGPRGGPRGMGRGGPTGGNMQQRAGDWECPNPGCGNQNFSWRLECNQCKAPKPEGLGGGPPFPPGGDRGRGGMGMRGGRGMDRGGPAGAGGPGGPGGFRGGWGGDRGGFRGRGGMERGGFRGAGRGGPPMDRMGSRGGRGMGPPGGKMDMRDHRQDRRDRPY
- the ewsr1b gene encoding EWS RNA-binding protein 1b isoform X6 → MASAPDYSSYTQASTQQGYASYAGQPSQSYGQSTQQNYGQQNYGSYAQPATPADGAYSQATPTTGGYPQQQQQYSSSYGQQASAGYPAAQSSTQSYSQSTQGYGASGYDTAPSAATPAASQSYGSQSAYTAQTAYPGYGQQAAPTAPQAYSANSQPSTYSQNNYSQQAAYGQQQPGYQAQQSSYSQPQGYPQQSQQQQAPPAYPPQGAGSYGQPPSSQYSQSGGPPNYNQSNHYNNYRQDGQGGSSGYSGAESRYPGSGDSRGPGRDGFDRGGMMHRVRGGMGRGMGSAGDRGGFSKPGGPMGADERDIGRPEEQDDSENSTIYITGLTEKAKVEEMAEFFKHVGPIRMNRRLGLPAINIYKDDAGKIKGFATLSYEEPICAKAAVEHFDGKEFQGQRLKVSMARRRPMMGGMRGGMPMRDGMMGRGGDRGGFGPRGGPRGMGRGGPTGGNMQQRAGDWECPNPGCGNQNFSWRLECNQCKAPKPEGLGGGPPFPPGGDRGRGGMGMRGGRGMDRGGPAGAGGPGGPGGFRGGWGGDRGGFRGRGGMERGGFRGAGRGGPPMDRMGSRGGRGMGPPGGKMDMRDHRQDRRDRPY
- the ewsr1b gene encoding EWS RNA-binding protein 1b isoform X8, coding for MASAPDYSSYTQASTQQGYASYAGQPSQSYGQSTQNYGQQNYGSYAQPATPADGAYSQATPTTGGYPQQQQQYSSSYGQQASAGYPAAQSSTQSYSQSTQGYGASGYDTAPSAATPAASQSYGSQSAYTAQTAYPGYGQQAAPTAPQAYSANSQPSTYSQNNYSQQAAYGQQQPGYQAQQSSYSQPQGYPQQSQQQQAPPAYPPQGAGSYGQPPSSQYSQSGGPPNYNQSNHYNNYRQDGQGGSSGYSGAESRYPGSGDSRGPGRDGFDRGGMMHRVRGGMGRGMGAGDRGGFSKPGGPMGADERDIGRPEEQDDSENSTIYITGLTEKAKVEEMAEFFKHVGPIRMNRRLGLPAINIYKDDAGKIKGFATLSYEEPICAKAAVEHFDGKEFQGQRLKVSMARRRPMMGGMRGGMPMRDGMMGRGGMMGRGGDRGGFGPRGGPRGMGRGGPTGGNMQQRAGDWECPNPGCGNQNFSWRLECNQCKAPKPEGLGGGPPFPPGGDRGRGGMGMRGGRGMDRGGPAGAGGPGGPGGFRGGWGGDRGGFRGRGGMERGGFRGAGRGGPPMDRMGSRGGRGMGPPGGKMDMRDHRQDRRDRPY
- the ewsr1b gene encoding EWS RNA-binding protein 1b isoform X3, whose translation is MASAPDYSSYTQASTQQGYASYAGQPSQSYGQSTQNYGQQNYGSYAQPATPADGAYSQATPTTGGYPQQQQQYSSSYGQQASAGYPAAQSSTQSYSQSTQGYGASGYDTAPSAATPAASQSYGSQSAYTAQTAYPGYGQQAAPTAPQAYSANSQPSTYSQNNYSQQAAYGQQQPGYQAQQSSYSQPQGYPQQSQQQQAPPAYPPQGAGSYGQPPSSQYSQSGGPPNYNQSNHYNNYRQDGQGGSSGYSGAESRYPGSGDSRGPGRDGFDRGGMMHRVRGGMGRGMGSAGDRGGFSKPGGPMGADERDIGRPEEQDDSENSTIYITGLTEKAKVEEMAEFFKHVGPIRMNRRLGLPAINIYKDDAGKIKGFATLSYEEPICAKAAVEHFDGKEFQGQRLKVSMARRRPMMGGMRGGMPMRDGMMGRGGMMGRGGDRGGFGPRGGPRGMGRGGPTGGNMQQRAGDWECPNPGCGNQNFSWRLECNQCKAPKPEGLGGGPPFPPGGDRGRGGMGMRGGRGMDRGGPAGAGGPGGPGGFRGGWGGDRGGFRGRGGMERGGFRGAGRGGPPMDRMGSRGGRGMGPPGGKMDMRDHRQDRRDRPY